In the genome of Pediococcus claussenii ATCC BAA-344, one region contains:
- a CDS encoding acylphosphatase, with product MKTVYMNASGRVQGVGFRYSTKLLADQTKIIGWVKNETNGSVSIVAQADDDRLDKFIEAIRASPSPSGRVTKLVIKQIPPINQNGFIVKY from the coding sequence TTGAAAACTGTCTATATGAACGCTAGTGGCCGAGTACAAGGCGTTGGCTTTCGATATTCAACTAAGCTTTTAGCTGATCAAACAAAGATAATTGGATGGGTTAAAAATGAAACTAACGGTTCTGTTAGTATTGTTGCACAAGCGGATGATGATAGGTTAGATAAATTCATCGAAGCTATTCGCGCTTCACCTTCACCCTCCGGACGGGTAACCAAACTTGTCATCAAACAAATTCCCCCAATTAATCAGAATGGTTTTATTGTAAAATACTAA
- a CDS encoding HD domain-containing protein: protein MSDWKQDSEYMSIVGDLLKTAEVQKLGNYTQHHNGTRLDHSISVSYDSYRIAKRLHLDARSVARAGLLHDLFYYDWRTTKFDLGTHAYIHPRVALRNAEKLTNLNDKEKDIILKHMWGATVAFPKYTESSVVSLVDDVQAVEEYFGHLGKEFHIKFLKYRKWITKVN, encoded by the coding sequence ATGTCCGATTGGAAGCAAGATTCAGAGTATATGTCGATTGTTGGAGATCTTTTGAAGACTGCTGAAGTGCAAAAACTTGGTAATTACACTCAGCATCATAATGGAACTCGGTTAGATCATTCAATCAGTGTTTCTTATGATAGTTATCGTATTGCCAAGCGTTTGCATCTTGATGCCCGTTCAGTAGCTCGTGCTGGGTTACTTCATGATCTGTTCTATTATGATTGGAGAACGACTAAGTTTGATTTGGGAACCCATGCTTATATTCACCCTAGAGTTGCTTTGAGGAATGCTGAAAAGTTAACAAATTTAAATGACAAAGAAAAAGATATTATTTTAAAACATATGTGGGGTGCGACAGTTGCTTTTCCTAAGTACACGGAGAGTAGTGTGGTATCATTAGTTGATGATGTTCAAGCAGTTGAAGAATATTTTGGACATTTGGGTAAAGAGTTTCATATAAAGTTTTTAAAGTATCGAAAATGGATAACCAAAGTTAATTAA
- a CDS encoding class I SAM-dependent DNA methyltransferase codes for MIYQTFAGLYDQLFDSDMYQKWFEYTKKSVKTSNNQWLELACGAGRLAVLLAKDGQWVTGFDLSDEMLALANQHAEEADVDLELIQGNMLDLNGLEDYDVISCYADSFCYLQSIQEVKLAFRQVYEHLKKDGTFIFDVITPYQTNQVYPGYMYNYQDDDRAFMWESFEGDTANSVEHELTFFIKNDSNDFKRVSEIHIEQTYELQNYLSVLQDVGFANVEVSSDFGKSEVKKDSTRWFFKCRRS; via the coding sequence ATGATTTATCAAACGTTTGCTGGTCTATATGATCAGCTTTTTGATTCTGATATGTATCAGAAGTGGTTTGAGTACACTAAAAAAAGTGTAAAAACTAGTAATAATCAATGGCTTGAGCTTGCCTGTGGTGCTGGTAGGTTGGCTGTGCTACTAGCAAAGGATGGTCAGTGGGTTACGGGATTTGATTTATCAGATGAGATGTTAGCTTTAGCAAATCAACATGCAGAAGAAGCAGATGTTGATCTTGAATTAATCCAAGGGAATATGTTAGATCTTAATGGACTGGAAGATTATGACGTTATTTCCTGCTATGCTGATTCTTTTTGTTATCTTCAAAGTATACAAGAAGTTAAATTAGCATTTCGTCAAGTCTATGAACATCTAAAAAAAGATGGAACATTTATTTTTGATGTCATCACGCCTTATCAAACTAATCAAGTTTATCCTGGATATATGTATAATTACCAAGATGATGATAGAGCATTTATGTGGGAAAGTTTTGAAGGTGATACTGCTAATAGTGTAGAACATGAGCTCACTTTTTTTATTAAAAATGATTCTAATGATTTTAAACGGGTTTCAGAGATCCATATTGAACAAACGTATGAATTGCAAAATTATCTATCTGTTTTACAAGATGTTGGTTTTGCAAATGTTGAAGTCTCATCAGATTTTGGTAAGAGTGAAGTGAAAAAAGATTCTACTCGTTGGTTTTTTAAGTGTCGGAGGTCGTAA
- a CDS encoding response regulator transcription factor encodes MSKILIIEDEKSLARFVELELQHEGYEVEVQGNGRTGLEAALSEDFDAILLDLMLPEINGIEVCRRIRREKITPIIMMTARDSVIDRVSGLDHGADDYIVKPFAIEELLARLRALLRRVDLETEDTVFHQTTVEYEDIVIEKENRVVRRNDETINLTKREYELLLLLMENVNVVQSREVLLNKVWGVDDGVETNVVDVYIRYLRNKIDVDGRPSYIQTVRGTGYVMRT; translated from the coding sequence ATGAGTAAAATTCTGATAATTGAAGATGAAAAAAGCTTAGCCCGTTTCGTTGAGCTTGAGTTACAACATGAGGGTTATGAGGTTGAAGTACAAGGAAATGGGCGAACAGGATTGGAAGCTGCACTCAGCGAAGATTTTGATGCAATTCTCCTTGATCTGATGCTTCCAGAGATTAACGGGATTGAAGTTTGCCGCAGAATTCGTCGCGAAAAAATAACTCCAATTATAATGATGACAGCTCGTGACTCAGTTATTGATAGAGTTTCCGGGTTGGATCATGGTGCAGATGATTATATTGTTAAGCCATTTGCTATTGAAGAGCTATTGGCTAGATTGCGCGCGCTATTACGTCGGGTGGATCTTGAAACTGAAGATACGGTATTTCATCAAACAACAGTTGAATACGAAGACATTGTCATTGAAAAAGAGAATCGAGTTGTTCGTCGGAATGATGAAACAATTAACTTAACTAAGCGAGAGTACGAATTGTTATTGCTATTAATGGAGAATGTTAATGTTGTCCAGTCTCGTGAAGTATTGCTAAACAAGGTTTGGGGAGTTGACGACGGTGTTGAAACAAATGTTGTTGATGTTTATATAAGATACCTTCGTAATAAGATTGATGTTGATGGACGACCAAGCTATATTCAAACCGTTCGTGGTACTGGATACGTAATGAGGACGTAG
- a CDS encoding nucleotidyltransferase family protein produces the protein MESFGVIAEFNPFHFGHRYLLEEGKKLNSNGVCIAIMSGNFLQRGEPAIVNKWKRARMALKQGADLVVEIPVEESVQSANNFARAGVRIANLFQIKSLVFGSEHPNLDFQKMAGKIDDQHDRFQSYEKNFAQQLFGDSKVASNDILGINYAYWNLKLDSHLKLMPVQRVGADFNDKVIKNKEFSSATAIRNELIKHGTSSTALLTSLPRESLAELTNSQLVSWPDFFPMLKYRVISCDVAELARILNIKEGFQNRIRSQIKQSNSYEELMDHLKTRRYSVTTIQRMLTAILLNIPSTVNLDSKPRILGMNQLGRKYLSKINNSDKILNRISQKDFNNDYFYSDRADRIYQLIAPNDFMEKIILV, from the coding sequence ATGGAATCTTTCGGAGTGATTGCTGAATTTAATCCGTTTCATTTTGGACACCGTTACCTCTTAGAAGAGGGTAAGAAGCTTAATTCAAATGGTGTTTGTATTGCTATAATGAGTGGTAATTTTTTACAACGCGGAGAGCCAGCGATCGTAAATAAATGGAAGAGAGCACGAATGGCTTTGAAACAGGGTGCTGATTTAGTTGTAGAGATTCCTGTAGAGGAATCTGTGCAATCTGCTAATAATTTTGCGAGAGCGGGAGTTAGAATAGCAAACCTTTTTCAAATTAAGTCGCTTGTTTTTGGCAGTGAGCATCCAAATTTAGATTTTCAGAAAATGGCTGGTAAGATTGATGACCAACATGATCGGTTTCAGTCCTACGAGAAAAATTTTGCTCAACAACTTTTTGGAGATTCAAAAGTCGCCTCAAATGATATTTTGGGTATTAACTACGCATACTGGAATTTAAAATTAGATTCGCACTTAAAATTGATGCCGGTTCAAAGGGTAGGAGCTGATTTTAATGATAAAGTGATCAAAAATAAAGAGTTTTCAAGTGCAACTGCGATTAGAAACGAATTGATTAAACACGGTACAAGTTCCACAGCACTTTTAACTTCCTTGCCACGTGAAAGTCTCGCAGAGCTTACGAATTCACAACTTGTTTCATGGCCCGATTTTTTTCCAATGTTAAAATATCGAGTGATTAGTTGTGATGTTGCTGAGCTTGCCAGGATACTTAATATAAAAGAAGGATTCCAAAATAGAATCAGATCCCAAATAAAACAAAGTAATTCTTATGAGGAGTTAATGGATCACTTAAAGACGAGAAGGTATTCTGTTACTACAATACAACGGATGTTGACTGCAATATTGCTTAACATTCCTTCTACTGTTAATTTAGATAGTAAACCTCGTATTCTCGGGATGAATCAGTTAGGCAGAAAATACCTTTCGAAAATAAACAATAGTGATAAAATTTTAAATCGTATTTCTCAAAAAGATTTTAATAATGACTATTTTTATAGTGATCGGGCAGATAGAATTTATCAGTTGATCGCACCAAATGATTTTATGGAAAAAATTATTCTTGTGTAA
- the yidC gene encoding membrane protein insertase YidC: protein MKKLKGISTITAISTIALLLGGCVQRTKSGKPYGLIYDNLAVPTQHLMDGIAHIFGGNYGWAIILVTFIVRLILLPLMINQSRKATVQQEKMSFVQPQMKALQERTKNAKTPEEKSAVNQEMMQLYRNNNISMTGGIGCLPILIQLPVFAALYAAIQYSPELQNGAAHSIFMGINLAKPSIFLAILSFAMYFLQGWLGTFGIPKEQQTTMKSMMIVSPLMIFFFTLNAPGGLGLYFFVGGIFACIQTLIINLYRPRIRARVQEEMKKNPPKIVEPSGPVDLKEIAESESNPDNMVIEDSNNDHDQVDGDEQKNVSKKDTRRNAGKQRHHN, encoded by the coding sequence TTGAAAAAATTAAAAGGAATATCTACAATAACCGCTATTTCAACAATAGCCTTGCTACTTGGTGGTTGTGTTCAGAGAACTAAATCTGGAAAGCCATATGGTTTGATTTATGACAATTTAGCAGTCCCAACCCAACATTTAATGGACGGCATTGCTCATATTTTCGGTGGTAATTATGGCTGGGCAATCATACTAGTAACATTTATTGTTCGCCTAATTTTACTACCGTTAATGATCAACCAGTCTCGAAAAGCAACCGTGCAACAAGAAAAAATGTCATTCGTACAGCCCCAAATGAAAGCACTCCAGGAAAGAACTAAAAATGCAAAAACTCCTGAAGAAAAATCTGCAGTTAATCAAGAAATGATGCAACTCTACCGAAATAACAACATAAGTATGACAGGTGGAATTGGTTGTTTACCTATTTTAATTCAATTGCCCGTATTTGCAGCTTTATATGCCGCTATCCAATACTCACCCGAACTTCAAAATGGTGCTGCACATAGTATTTTTATGGGTATCAACCTTGCTAAGCCAAGTATTTTCCTTGCGATTCTTTCATTTGCAATGTACTTCTTACAAGGATGGCTAGGAACCTTTGGCATCCCTAAGGAACAACAAACTACCATGAAGTCTATGATGATTGTTAGTCCTTTGATGATTTTCTTCTTTACCTTAAACGCTCCTGGTGGTCTTGGTCTTTATTTCTTTGTTGGTGGAATTTTTGCTTGTATCCAGACATTGATTATTAATTTATATCGTCCACGTATTCGTGCTCGAGTGCAAGAAGAAATGAAAAAGAACCCTCCTAAAATTGTTGAACCCTCTGGACCCGTTGATTTAAAGGAAATTGCTGAAAGTGAATCAAATCCTGATAACATGGTTATTGAAGATTCAAACAATGATCATGATCAAGTAGACGGTGATGAGCAGAAAAACGTCTCTAAAAAAGATACCCGACGAAATGCGGGAAAGCAACGCCATCATAATTAA
- the rpmF gene encoding 50S ribosomal protein L32, whose product MAVPARRTSKTRKRNRRGHIKLTTPGLAPCPNCGELRVSHRVCPSCGYYNGKQVIDVKAN is encoded by the coding sequence ATGGCTGTACCAGCAAGAAGAACATCAAAGACACGTAAACGTAATCGTCGCGGACATATCAAATTAACAACTCCAGGTTTGGCACCATGTCCAAACTGTGGTGAATTGCGCGTATCACATCGTGTTTGCCCAAGTTGTGGTTACTACAACGGAAAGCAAGTTATTGACGTAAAAGCAAACTAA
- a CDS encoding YceD family protein — protein sequence MQLYFSELRKHREPYSFEETLDLEQQLKERFPDLVLGCSLIEFSGLVVTDHSAVTIDARIVCELTVPSTRSLAPVQLKLDFPVNEIYVEDDAKLDDYSDEEVVVVVEDDVIDLNRAVEDNIVLQVPMQVLTSDEVAKGTMPSGNGWQVRSEKDEQAEATKNIDPRLAKLQDLFKDNDSEQ from the coding sequence ATGCAGTTATATTTTAGTGAACTACGGAAACATCGGGAACCTTACTCTTTTGAGGAGACGCTTGATCTAGAGCAACAACTGAAGGAGCGTTTTCCCGACTTGGTTCTAGGATGTAGTTTGATTGAATTTTCTGGGTTAGTAGTTACTGATCATTCAGCGGTAACCATTGATGCTAGGATTGTGTGTGAGTTAACAGTTCCATCGACACGGTCACTTGCACCGGTTCAGCTGAAGCTTGATTTTCCTGTTAATGAGATTTATGTGGAAGATGACGCAAAGCTGGATGATTATTCAGATGAAGAGGTCGTTGTGGTTGTTGAAGATGACGTAATTGATTTGAATCGGGCGGTGGAGGATAACATTGTCCTCCAAGTCCCAATGCAAGTGTTAACTTCAGATGAGGTCGCTAAGGGCACGATGCCAAGTGGTAATGGTTGGCAAGTAAGGTCCGAAAAGGATGAACAAGCTGAAGCTACTAAAAATATTGATCCACGCCTTGCTAAGCTACAAGATTTGTTTAAGGACAATGATTCAGAACAGTAG
- a CDS encoding HAMP domain-containing histidine kinase translates to MNNGDIKEARRISLKWKWAISTGMGFLVIFALFSFFIFRSITFSMYEQERNSVDLTLNQIGNRLGSETKISSSGIDLLRPENQYLDRSSHQNNNLYTNSLFTSLARQDIVVSIYDLNGKNVFTSREDPVKFKRVDQQQFSRKSGMLVGRKPIIGKENRPIGYAQVVNRLTSYKKNYNRLIWVFLLSTVTVFIIVSVFGYLIAAYFLRPINMVHETMVELENDPQTNSRIPNMKQNDELSDLATEFNNMVNRMQRYTEQQRQFVEDVSHELRTPVAVIEGHFKRLNRWGKDDPKIVDDSIESSLEETQRMKSLVSEMLDLTRADQIEINYANETTDVVKLVTQVYNDFKMIHPEFKFMLDNDVMGDPIVQIYRNHFEQVLIILLDNAVKYSGKRKEIHMSLSSNTQSVEIAVQDFGEGIAEDSAKQVFNRFYRVDKARSRDKGGNGLGLSIAQRLIEEYQGNISLESSLGHGSIFRIELPILSR, encoded by the coding sequence ATGAATAACGGAGATATTAAGGAAGCTCGAAGAATATCTTTGAAGTGGAAATGGGCGATTTCAACCGGAATGGGTTTTTTGGTTATTTTCGCTCTTTTTTCTTTTTTTATTTTTCGAAGTATTACTTTTTCAATGTATGAGCAAGAACGTAATTCGGTTGACTTAACTCTAAATCAAATTGGTAACAGATTAGGTTCTGAAACAAAGATTAGCTCTAGCGGCATCGACTTGCTGAGACCTGAGAATCAATATCTGGATCGCAGTAGTCATCAGAATAACAACCTGTATACAAATAGCTTATTTACTAGCTTAGCAAGACAAGATATTGTTGTTTCAATTTATGATCTGAATGGGAAAAATGTGTTTACCTCTCGAGAGGATCCCGTTAAGTTCAAAAGGGTGGATCAACAGCAGTTCTCAAGAAAGAGTGGAATGTTAGTTGGTCGAAAACCAATCATTGGCAAGGAGAACCGTCCGATTGGATATGCCCAAGTTGTAAATCGGTTGACTAGTTATAAAAAAAATTACAATAGACTGATTTGGGTCTTTTTACTTTCAACTGTAACGGTATTTATTATTGTTTCGGTATTTGGCTATTTGATTGCAGCTTACTTTTTACGACCTATTAATATGGTCCATGAAACGATGGTCGAACTGGAAAATGATCCTCAAACCAATTCTCGAATTCCTAATATGAAGCAAAATGATGAGTTGTCAGACTTAGCAACTGAATTCAACAACATGGTTAATCGTATGCAACGTTATACTGAACAGCAGAGGCAATTTGTTGAGGATGTTTCACATGAGTTAAGAACCCCGGTGGCAGTGATTGAGGGACATTTTAAGAGGCTTAATAGATGGGGGAAAGATGATCCCAAAATTGTAGATGATTCGATTGAATCCTCATTAGAAGAAACTCAACGTATGAAAAGTTTAGTTAGTGAAATGTTAGATCTAACAAGAGCAGATCAGATTGAAATTAACTACGCAAACGAGACAACGGATGTTGTAAAGTTGGTTACACAAGTTTATAACGATTTTAAAATGATTCATCCTGAGTTTAAATTTATGCTTGATAACGATGTTATGGGAGATCCAATTGTTCAGATTTATCGTAACCACTTTGAACAAGTCCTGATAATTTTGCTTGACAATGCTGTAAAATATTCCGGTAAACGAAAAGAGATACACATGTCCCTGTCTAGTAACACGCAATCAGTTGAAATTGCAGTTCAGGACTTCGGAGAAGGAATTGCAGAAGATAGTGCAAAACAGGTCTTTAATCGCTTCTACAGGGTTGATAAGGCCCGTAGTCGTGATAAAGGTGGCAATGGTCTTGGCCTCTCAATTGCTCAAAGATTGATTGAAGAGTATCAGGGAAATATTTCTTTGGAAAGTTCATTAGGACATGGTTCCATTTTTAGGATTGAGTTACCAATTTTAAGTAGATAA
- the gndA gene encoding NADP-dependent phosphogluconate dehydrogenase, whose translation MAQPQIGVVGMAVMGKNLALNIESRGYTVAIYNRTASRTEQVMKDHAEKKLVPAYSIEEFVNSLEKPRRIMMMVQAGKATDAVIAELLPFLDKGDVLIDGGNTFFEDTMRRNKELDNSGINFIGTGVSGGELGALQGPSMMPGGQKEAYDLVAPIFEQIAAKAKDGAPCVTYIGPNGAGHYVKMVHNGIEYGDEQLISESYELMRTMLGMSVGEIADVFADWNKGELDSYLIDITADILTRKDDLGSDKPIVDMIMDKTGNKGTGKWSSQNALELGVPQSLITESVYARYISVMKDERVAASKVIDGPEVVTDVDKKELVEKIREALYFSKIMSYAQGFEQMKVASEHYDWDLNFAEIAKIWRAGCIIRARFLQNITDAFDKKADLNNLLMDDYFKEISEKYQAAVRDIVALAVKSGIPVPGFSSAIAYFDSFRTPVLPASLVQAQRDYFGAHTYERVDREGSFHYPWYEEQ comes from the coding sequence ATGGCACAACCACAAATTGGTGTAGTTGGAATGGCTGTTATGGGTAAAAACTTGGCTCTTAATATTGAGAGTCGTGGATATACAGTAGCCATTTACAACAGAACTGCTTCAAGAACTGAACAAGTGATGAAGGATCACGCAGAAAAAAAGTTAGTACCAGCATACTCGATTGAAGAATTTGTTAATTCTTTAGAGAAGCCTCGTCGAATTATGATGATGGTGCAGGCTGGTAAAGCAACGGATGCCGTTATTGCTGAGTTACTTCCTTTTTTGGATAAGGGCGATGTTCTAATTGACGGCGGAAACACATTCTTTGAAGATACTATGCGTCGTAATAAAGAGTTAGATAACTCAGGAATTAACTTTATTGGTACTGGTGTTTCTGGTGGTGAATTAGGAGCTCTTCAAGGGCCTTCTATGATGCCAGGTGGTCAAAAAGAGGCATACGATTTAGTTGCTCCAATTTTTGAACAAATTGCTGCAAAAGCTAAAGATGGTGCTCCTTGTGTGACATACATTGGTCCTAACGGAGCTGGCCATTATGTAAAGATGGTTCATAACGGAATCGAGTATGGCGATGAGCAATTGATCAGTGAAAGTTATGAACTAATGCGGACCATGCTCGGAATGAGTGTTGGCGAAATTGCCGATGTTTTTGCTGATTGGAACAAGGGCGAATTGGATAGTTACTTGATTGATATAACTGCTGATATTCTCACTCGCAAAGACGATCTTGGTTCAGATAAGCCAATTGTTGATATGATTATGGATAAAACTGGTAATAAGGGTACCGGTAAATGGAGTTCTCAAAATGCCCTCGAATTAGGTGTCCCACAATCATTAATTACTGAATCTGTTTATGCCCGTTATATTTCAGTTATGAAAGACGAACGTGTTGCTGCAAGTAAGGTAATTGATGGACCTGAAGTAGTTACAGATGTTGACAAAAAGGAACTTGTTGAAAAAATTCGTGAGGCACTTTACTTTAGTAAGATTATGAGTTATGCCCAAGGATTTGAACAAATGAAAGTTGCATCCGAACATTACGATTGGGATCTAAATTTTGCTGAAATTGCAAAAATTTGGCGTGCTGGTTGCATTATTCGTGCAAGGTTCTTGCAGAATATCACAGACGCTTTTGATAAAAAAGCTGATTTAAATAACTTGCTAATGGATGATTACTTTAAAGAAATCTCTGAAAAGTATCAGGCTGCTGTTCGTGACATCGTAGCTTTGGCCGTTAAATCTGGAATTCCAGTTCCTGGATTTTCATCTGCTATTGCATACTTTGATTCATTTAGAACACCTGTCCTTCCAGCCAGCTTAGTTCAAGCTCAACGTGATTACTTTGGTGCTCACACATATGAACGTGTTGACCGTGAAGGTTCGTTCCATTATCCATGGTATGAAGAACAATAG
- a CDS encoding nicotinate-nucleotide adenylyltransferase, which translates to MVQVFNKTISSVDVEIVEQPIEIQKKHRVGLIGGTFNPPHIAHLMIADQVGKQLGLDHVEFIPDYLPPHVDSKDAIEAKHRVEMVRLAIEDNPMFQLNLIEIERGGKSFTYNTIQELKRRHPETEYYFIIGGDMVQYLPKWHKIKELSKMVNFVGVERPKFEQVSAYPVIWVDAPNLDLSSTDIRNNIKHGRSIKYLVPKKVEEYIKENSLYGYK; encoded by the coding sequence ATGGTACAAGTTTTTAATAAGACAATCAGTTCTGTTGATGTTGAGATAGTAGAACAACCGATTGAAATACAAAAAAAGCATCGAGTAGGATTAATTGGGGGAACTTTTAATCCTCCTCATATAGCACATTTAATGATTGCAGATCAGGTTGGTAAACAATTAGGACTTGATCACGTCGAGTTTATCCCAGATTATTTGCCGCCACATGTCGATAGTAAAGATGCCATTGAAGCTAAACACCGAGTTGAAATGGTCAGACTTGCAATTGAAGATAATCCCATGTTTCAACTTAATTTGATTGAGATTGAAAGAGGTGGCAAAAGTTTTACTTACAATACTATTCAGGAGCTTAAAAGACGTCATCCTGAAACCGAATATTATTTCATTATTGGTGGCGATATGGTGCAATACCTACCAAAATGGCATAAGATTAAAGAATTAAGTAAAATGGTGAACTTTGTTGGTGTTGAACGTCCAAAATTTGAACAAGTGAGCGCTTATCCGGTAATTTGGGTAGACGCACCAAACTTGGATTTAAGCTCGACCGACATAAGAAATAATATTAAACATGGACGATCAATTAAATATTTAGTTCCAAAAAAAGTTGAAGAGTATATAAAGGAGAATAGTTTGTATGGATACAAATGA
- the yqeK gene encoding bis(5'-nucleosyl)-tetraphosphatase (symmetrical) YqeK → MDTNDLEYAEGYVPYTRSELVGIVKQSVDERRFQHIIRVEQTAINLAEKNGVNVEKASIAALLHDYAKQKSDSEFVRYINDLAMDPELLDYGNAIWHGLVGAEIIKAELNIFDEEILDAVRHHTVGAPVMSCLDQVIFMADYVEPGRDFEGVEEARKVTNQSLKQGVIYQLTHTLSYLVDNNKTIFPAMIASYNAWIQRIG, encoded by the coding sequence ATGGATACAAATGATCTTGAGTACGCTGAGGGCTACGTACCATATACACGTTCTGAATTGGTTGGAATCGTTAAACAAAGCGTTGATGAACGAAGGTTTCAACATATTATAAGAGTTGAACAAACGGCCATTAATCTCGCTGAAAAAAATGGGGTTAATGTTGAGAAGGCCAGTATTGCTGCGTTGTTACATGATTATGCAAAACAAAAGTCAGACAGCGAATTCGTTCGCTATATTAACGACTTGGCAATGGATCCTGAGCTACTGGATTATGGTAATGCAATTTGGCATGGATTAGTAGGGGCTGAGATAATTAAAGCAGAACTAAATATTTTTGATGAAGAAATTTTAGATGCCGTTCGCCATCATACAGTTGGAGCACCGGTCATGTCTTGCCTAGACCAAGTTATTTTTATGGCTGATTATGTGGAACCTGGTCGCGATTTTGAAGGCGTCGAAGAGGCCCGAAAGGTTACAAATCAAAGCTTAAAGCAAGGTGTGATTTACCAATTAACCCATACTCTGTCATATTTAGTTGATAATAATAAAACAATTTTTCCTGCGATGATTGCAAGTTATAATGCTTGGATTCAAAGGATAGGATAA
- a CDS encoding TrmH family RNA methyltransferase, producing MEQISSVKNTKVKEWNKLKTTRGRKKFGSYLIEGRHPVREALDAGIEYQYILVVDVEEDVDIVKRVDDERLIILSEEVAKHLSDTINTQGVFLVGTISDEDWSLPTSFKGKWLILDDVQDPGNIGTMVRTADAAGYTGVVFGNGTADFYNPKILRSMQGSQYHLILKRANLLRLIPTLIDNGMPVYGSLLSKDATAYDKVEGSSDLGLIVGNEGNGMSPELANLTTANLYIPIKGKAESLNVAIAAGVLMFSL from the coding sequence ATGGAACAAATTTCTTCAGTAAAAAATACCAAAGTTAAAGAATGGAATAAATTAAAAACAACCCGTGGACGAAAAAAGTTTGGTTCATATCTTATAGAAGGACGTCATCCTGTAAGAGAAGCATTGGACGCTGGGATTGAATATCAATATATCCTAGTTGTAGATGTAGAAGAGGATGTGGATATTGTTAAGCGTGTTGATGATGAGCGTTTGATTATATTGTCAGAAGAGGTGGCAAAACATTTATCTGATACTATTAATACCCAAGGAGTTTTTTTAGTTGGAACCATTTCAGATGAAGATTGGAGTTTGCCAACGAGTTTCAAGGGAAAGTGGCTGATTTTGGATGATGTTCAGGATCCCGGTAACATTGGCACAATGGTAAGAACAGCTGATGCAGCTGGATATACTGGTGTGGTCTTTGGAAATGGAACCGCTGATTTTTATAATCCCAAAATCCTAAGGTCAATGCAGGGAAGCCAATATCATTTGATTCTAAAGCGGGCAAACCTCTTACGACTAATTCCTACCTTAATAGATAATGGGATGCCTGTTTACGGATCACTTTTGTCTAAAGATGCTACTGCTTATGATAAAGTAGAAGGAAGTTCAGATCTTGGTTTAATCGTTGGAAATGAAGGAAACGGTATGTCTCCGGAACTGGCGAATTTGACTACTGCTAACCTATACATCCCGATAAAAGGTAAAGCAGAATCGTTAAATGTGGCGATTGCAGCCGGGGTTTTGATGTTTTCATTGTAA
- the rsfS gene encoding ribosome silencing factor translates to MNIKQTLEMVVKAADNKRAENIIALEMNEVSTLAEYFVIANADSERQVSAIADEITEQAKNNSVKIYRVEGQKASQWILIDLGEVVVNVFQTEQRKYYNLEKLWSEAKKINVQDWVTK, encoded by the coding sequence TTGAATATTAAACAAACGCTAGAAATGGTAGTGAAGGCTGCCGATAATAAGCGCGCTGAAAATATTATTGCACTTGAAATGAATGAGGTAAGCACTTTGGCAGAGTATTTTGTGATTGCTAATGCTGACTCAGAACGACAAGTTTCTGCAATTGCCGATGAGATCACAGAGCAGGCAAAAAATAATTCTGTAAAGATTTATCGTGTTGAAGGTCAGAAAGCTTCCCAATGGATTTTAATTGATCTTGGTGAAGTGGTTGTAAATGTTTTTCAAACGGAACAAAGAAAATATTATAATTTGGAGAAGCTTTGGTCCGAAGCAAAGAAAATTAATGTTCAAGATTGGGTTACAAAATGA